AAGTCGCCGTTGCGGGGTTATGGATTCGTTCGTCTCTATTTCATATGCTTCATTCCGGGGGGCGTTCCTCGATTTACGGGGGCGGCAAGATAACGGGCGCGCCAGTCAGGTGGCGACGGAAATGCAACCAAGGATGACTAACGGACGGTGAAGGCAGGTAAACAGACAACGAAGCATCGAGAAGGAATCAGGCGTAGGGTGAACTTGTAGACGCCGCATCGGCTTGCTTTCGTGACATACTGTCTGGTGAAAAGGATGGTCAAATCATAATGACTGCTGCACCTCGCACAGCATCATGTTTGAGCGCGTTGAGCGCCGCGTTGGATTCGGAAAGGTCGAATGGTTGCACCTCTGTCTTGATCGGAATCTCAGCCGCCACGCGCAGAAAGTCCAAGCCGTCCTGCCGCGTGTTGTTTGTTACGCTTCGCATCACTCGCTCGTGGTAAAGCAGCCGATAATCAATTGGTGGAATCTGGCTCATGTGAATGCCACCGAGTGCCAGTGTTCCGCCTTTGTTCAACACGTTCAGCGCAGAAAGCACCAGTTCTCCGGCGGGCGCAAAGATGATGATGCTATCCATTTTGACGGGGGGAACGTCGTTGCTGTCGCCGGTCCACACCGCGCCGAGCTGATGTGCAAGCTGGCGATGCCGCACATCACGAGTAAAAGCATATACATCAACGCCCCAGTGCCGCGCCACTTGAATGGTGACGTGCGCTGCCGCGCCAAAACCATAAAGCCCCAATTTTCGTCCGGGACTATTCCCGCCAATGCCCGAAAGCCGCAGTGAACGGAAGCCGATGATGCCTGCGCACAACAGCGGCGCAGCCTGTATGTCGTCGAATGAGTCAGGGATGGAATAAATAAAATTCGCCGGGGCGACGGCATACTCAGCATATCCGCCGTTGACGGTATACCCGGTGAATGAGGCGCGTTCGCACAAATTCTCTTTGTCATTGCGACAAAATTCGCATTGACCGCAGGTTTGATGAAGCCAGGGAACGCCTACACGGTCGTTGATTTTCAGGTTTGCGACATTGGCGCCGAGACGTTCAACCCGCCCCACAATCTGGTGGCCAGGAATAATCGGTAGATGGCGTTCAGGCAATTCGCCTTCAATGACGTGCAAGTCCGTACGACAGACGCCGCAAGCACTGACTTCGATTAAAACCTGGCCATTGCCCGGTTGCGGCACCGGCAATTCAATGAGTCGGAGCGGGTTGGTTTCGATTGGTGCCACTGCGCGAAGAATTGAGGCTTTCATTCATTCCTTCCGATTTTGATCCCTGTATTTGTCGTTTTCACGAAAACGACTACTGCGCCGCTCCGACCTCCGCCAAGGTATCGTCCTGCTCAACAGTACATTCATTCCATCAGCGTCTGTCAGTTCCAACACAGCTTCTCTTCCATCGGTGCCGAAATTACCGCGGAATCACTCAACGGACAAATTACTCCGGGACCAATTGCTGACGCCACATTGAATGCCAGAAGAATGCAATTGCTTGATCCGGTAGAAAGAATCGCATACCACGATGGTGGTATATCCGAATGCAGCCTAGTGGGTAGCAAAAAAACATTCTTTTTGGTTATGCCTCCGTCTTTTCAAAAAAGTATAGTGACGCTGCCAAAACGAACGAAAAACCATTCATAGTGAATGTTGAATGGGATGGTCGAACATTGACGTCGAAGATAAAGGCTTCGGCAACCTGGATTGCAGTCGAAGCAAGAACTTCTAAAGGGAAAGGACAACTGCGTGATGACGATTTATTTGCTTGCAATGCTAATTGGGATGATTGCGGGGTTGCGCGCCATGACTGCGCCAGCGGCGATAAGTTGGGCGGTCTGGTGGGGCTGGCTTGATGTGAGCGGAACCTGGCTGTCCTTTCTGGGGAATATTTGGGCGCGTGTGATCCTGACGATTTTTGCGCTTGGCGAGTTGGTGACGGATCAACTGCCCTCCACACCCAGCCGCACGGTGCCTGTTCAATTCGGTACTCGGATTGTGACGGGGGCGCTTTCCGGAGCGGCAGTCGGAGCCGGAAGCGGGGCGATGATTGGCGGACTGATCGCGGGCGTTGTGGGAGCCATTATCGGCACCCTTGGCGGGCGAAGATTTCGCGGATGGTTGGCGGCATCTTTCAAAAATGATCGCCCCGCCGCTTTGATCGAAGACGTTGTGGCAATTGGCGGCGCGCTGCTGATTGGGGTGGCGCTGCGCTGAAAAGTCTTGACGCAATCATTATCGGCGCTGGCCAGGCGGGACCTTCAAAGGAGTTTTGTCCCAAAGACCAAAGGACGTAGTTGTTCACTGTTAGATGAATTCATAAAGGAGCAGAAAATGGAACGACGATTGGATTACGCCAAAACCGCGCCGGGCGCGTCGCGGGCAATGTACGCGCTGCACAAATATGTCGAGGAAAGTGGACTGGAACATTCGCTGCTGGAACTGGTCAAAACACGCGCTTCGCAGATCAACGGCTGTGCGTACTGCATTGACATGCATACGAAAGATGCGCGAGCGCGGGGCGAAACCGAACAGCGGCTGTATGCCTTGAGCGCCTGGCATGAAACGCCTTTTTTCACTGACCGGGAACGCGCGGCGCTGGCCTGGACGGAAGCCGTCACGCTGGTCAACGAAACCCACGTGCCGGACGCGGTCTTTGCCGAAGCGCGGCAACATTTCGGCGAAGCGGAATTGGTCAATCTGACGATGGCCATCATTGCAATCAATGGGTGGAACCGGCTGGCAATTTCGTTTCGCGAAGTCGCAGGGAGCTATCAATCACCCGCGAACATTGGCAAATCAAGAGACAAGCGCGATGATAACTGAAATTGCTATCACCGATTTATTCACTGAAATCTGACGATCACTGGACAAAGACCTTTGGCTTCTCGAAGCGCTTCTGCAAAGAAGCCGCTGATGCACGAACAACAACCAAGCAGATTTGAAGGAAGGAGACGGCATGATGAGTAAGAGTTGCGGCGGTAAACTCCGGTTGCGAAAGTAGCTGGAGTAGATAGGCTGGCAGGTTGAATTACCTCGGTGTGGCTTGGACCACGTGAAGGAGGGAGGATGAAGAAGTTGGAAGGAAAAGTCGCGTCGCTGGTGGAAGCGTATATGCGATGACCAAAGCTGCGGTGGCAGGATTGACGCGTGGATTGGCTCGCGATTTGGGCCCGCGCGGGATCACCGTCAATACCATCCAACCCGGCCCAATCGCGACCGACATGAACCCCGAAGACGGGCCATTTGCCGACACGATGAAAAGCTACCTGGCAGTGAAGCGATACGGCCATGAGGAAGAGATCGCAGGCTTGGTTGCCTATCTGGCCAGCCCCGAAGCCGCCTACATCACCGGGGCGAGCTTGACCATTGACGGCGGGTTCGCCGCTTAAGCCCGGATTAACAGTAGACGCTTTCTCGCCATAACATTTTGAAATGAAAGGAAGGTTGTTATGTCAGAAGCTGTTTGCGTTCACCTCGCGGCAATTCAGACTGTCAAACATGCAAAACGCCGCGTTTGCGCAGAATGCGTAAAGACTGACGACCAATGGGTTCACTTGCGCACATGCCAGGAATGCGGTGTGACATTGTGTTGCGATAGTTCGCCGAACCATCACGCCACCCGGCACGCAAAAGCCAGCGGCCATCCCGTCATCGCTTCCGCGGAACCCGGAGAACGCTGGCTATACTGTTACCCGGATGATGCCGTCGCAGAGTATTGATAGCTCAACGCTCAAAATTGCACGGCATTATTTCTGAATACCGACGCAACCGCGCATAAAATCCGGTTCGGATATTGACACTTCAAATCAGCCGGGAGTATGGTGCGCTTTACTCGCCCAGTCAGTAAGGCTCACGGTCAAGAGCCTGTATCAGCGAAATTCGGCAAAAGTTCTTTTGTCCAGACTGTAATCTTTGGTGGTTATAGTTGCTCCCTTATTGGCGCGTGCCAGTCACCACGCTAACCGTAGTTTCACCCACAGTTTATGCAATCTGTTCGGCAGTTTGGCGAGCCCGTAGTGTCACTGCCAGCCGATGTACATGGGATTTCGAGGAACCGGAATGAGTTATTTGGATTTTCCCCGTCTTCACTTCAGCGGCCTTTTCTTTACCGGCCCCAGCACGATCAACAATATCACGCAAAACTATACGCCGAGCGTTCCGCTCGAAAACGCGCCGAACCAGTACGATCCGAATGTCGCGTTATGGAATCCCATGGGGGTCGCGCAATGGTGGATGGAAGAATGCACCGTGTTGAGCGCCATTGGCCCGAAAGGCGTTCCGGTGGATGCCAGCGACGCTGTTATTGGCGCTGCCGTACAAACGCCCAGCCCGAAAACCCCTATGAGCGACGGGCAGGGAGGGTTTTACGACATCGCCAAAATGGTTGATCTGGACCCGGATCAGCAAGGACGCAGCGCGCTGTACGGCGTGCGGATTTCCGTGACCTTGCCCAACGGCGCGGGCCTTCAAGGTTTGATGACCGTTCCGGAATTGCGTCAGTTGAACGGCAGAATTCCTGTTCGCGGCGGCAGTTGGACTGCCGTTGGAAACTGGATGGGCACGCTTCAGGATGTGCAATGGGATGGGGATATTTCTTCCTCCCAGCTTCTGACGGATTTGAAAGCCGCCAGTGCGCAAGGCCTGGCCGTCAAGCTGACGGTTGATCTTCATCAAAACAATCCGCAAAACATTTTCACCTCCGGCGATATGTTCTGTTACGGACGCGTATTGGGTTCCATTGGCCCAGCGCTGGCGGGCGAATTGGCGCAGGTCGTTCCGGGACGATGTTTGCAAACGGTCGCGCCGCCACAAGCGGCCGCAAGGGTTGCAGCCGCCGCTCAAGTCAGCAAAAAACGGATGCAACCTCGCGAACGCGTCATTGCGCAAATGGCGGCCATCGCGGACGCGCGGGAAAACGCCGTTGGCGTTGCGGCAGCAGCGGCTGCCGCCCCATCCGATCCCTGGAATCCGGCGTTTGCCGTCATCCGTCAGGTGGAGACGCAATCCCTGCTCAGCCTGGACATTGGCGGTTCGATTTTTTTGAAGGTGCAGAGAACGACCAGCGGCCCGACATCAGACGGAACCTTTGAAGTGGATTCCGGCATTTCTGTGGGCGTATTCGATCTTGCGAAAAAGAGCTTTGTTGCCCTTTCCAAGGGAAGTATCGGATTCACGACGCCCAACCAATACCAACCACTGGTGTCCACTTCCAAAAACTGCATGCTGGTCAAAAACAGTGGTGTGTTTGTCATTCCGCTGACTTCGGATGAAGCAACGTCGGTAAAGGCGAATCCGCTGGCCATTTCGGTCAATGGCCGCGTCGTGGCGCAGGAATTGAGCAACGGTTTGTGGATGGATGTTTCCCTGTCTTCCGAGCGATTGGAATGTGGCAGCGGAGACACGAGTCAGGCGCAGTTGATGGTTCGGCAATTCGGAAATCCGTTGGCCAATCAAGCGGCTCCGGTCACGTCGTTGGTTCAACTGGTCGAATGGATTTTTGAAAACGGAGAGTGGACGAATCCGCAAAACCTGCCAACGTCCACTGACGTGGGCATCAGCATTGGCAAAACGGATGAAAATGGGTTGGCGGAAATCACCACCACGATGAATGTCGCTGACATCACGCTTCCGGGAATTCGGCAGCCGCTCGACAGCCAGGTGTATTACATCAGCTTGGCGGATTCCGATGGAAACGTCATCGGAGACCAGCAGGCGACTTTGTCGGTTTTGTTGTGGAAAGCATTTCAAGCGCCGGCAAATCCATCGTGGGCTGACATCGGAGCGGTCTTTAGCGCGTACGCACGGCTGTATCCCGGAATGAAAGCGCGGCTGGACATTTCAGACCAACAAACTGTTGTCGGTTTTGCACCGTCGGTTTTGTCGCACATGACCCAACCGATGAGCGATCCGGCTTACATGCCGGTCACGCGCGATTTGTCGCCCAGCAAGATGAAAATGATCGTGTCCTGGCTCCAAAGCCTGGTGCAAAGCTCAACCGGTTCCGGCTCGTAACATTGGAGAAACACATGAACAGGCTACTCCCCAAACTTCTGCTTGTGATTTTTTTGCTCGCATTCATGTCCGGTTGCGGTTCCAAACCGGGAGCCGGAAGCACCGAAACCACAACCTTGGTCGCAACCACAACGCCAGCCGCCATTCCGTACAGCATCACGCTGGATGGATTTTCGATTGCCGGATTTCCCGGAATCCATTCGGCGGTTGTTGCGGGCGCGCCCGAAAAACTGGTTTTGCTGGGCGGACGACGCAACGGACTGCATGGCTTTCCGCCCAACCGAGAAGCCGCGCAAGGCCCCGCGTTTCCCAAAACGGAAGCCAACGACACGATTTATGTGCTGGACCTGGCGAACAAAAAACTGCTTGGCAGCGCGCCGGTCGGCACGTTGCCGCTGAAAGTGGCGAATCAGTTCAAGGCCAATAATACGCAATATGAATTGGTCAATGGATGGTTGTATGTGATGGGCGGGTACGGCGCAGATGCCAAAACCGGCACGTTGACGACGCTCAGTTACGTTACCGTCGTCAATTTCGACGCGTTGACTGATGCGGTCATCAACCACAAAGCGCTCGATTCCGCTTTTGCCGCCGCCAACATCGTGCAGTTCGATCATCCGGCGTTGGCTGTTACGGGAGGCGATCTGGAAACCCTGCCGGACAATGCCGGGGGAACGGATTTCGTACTCGCGTTCGGGCATCAATACGACGGCGAATACACGCCCGGTGGCGGGTTGGTCAATCAAATCTACAGCGACGGCGTGCGCGTGTTCCGGTTTGATTATCCGCCGAACAGCGCCAAACCGTCGAAACTGAATTTCGTGACGGCGGTTCCGAACCCAACCGGCGGGCAAATGGATCCGGAAAATCCTTACCATCGGCGCGATCTGACGGTGAAATCATCGCTGGACGCTTCGGGGAATCGGCGATTGGCTGCGTACGGCGGCGTGTTCAAAGGCGGGCGAATGGAAGGATTCCTGAATCCGGTGTTCGTCAGTTCCGGATCGAACACGGTGACGCTGACGCCCAACACCACAACCGCACAATTGATGAGCCAATACGACACCGCCGCGATTCAATTGTTTGATAATCGTGGCGGCGTGGGCGTGATGTACACCACGCTGTTTGGAGGCATCAGCCAATTTTATTGGGATGCCGCCAGCCAGACGTTGAAACACGATGCGGTGAACCTCAGTCAGGGCGTTGACGGTTTGCCGTTCATCAACAGCGTTTCCACGTTGAAAATGTCCGCCGCGAACGACACGGGAAATCAGTATTTGCACGTTGGGCAAACGATGCCACCGACTTCGGCGATTCCATTGTGTACGACTCCAACGGGAACCGTGGCTGCTCTCTACGGTGGAGCGGAAACCAAATTCGTCATTGCTTCGGGCACACCGCAAACAACGCCCGGAGTACTGCAACTCGGTTCCATCACGTCGCCTTCCGTGGTTGGGTTTATGGTGGGCGGAATTGCATCCACTGCGCCGTACCCCAATGGAGCAACCTGTGCGTGCAGCATTTTTTATCAGGTAACGCTCAATCCGAATCAGCCAACCAACGCGGTGCAGCTTCAAATGCCAGCGGTGCAATGACGCGACGACGCGGTTACGTGTAGGTCGGGTTCTTTACCCGCCGACCGAAAACTGACTGTGAAGCAGGTTCTTTACCCGCTTCACAACCATAGGATCAGCATCATGAAACGTTACTGGACGGCGGTCGGAGCAATGATTGGATTGTTTCTGCTGCTGTTTTTCCTGGCGGAGTGGTTGCACATTCCGTTGCTGACCGATCCATCTCCCTGGATGGGACAGGGCGGAATCGTAGCAGCCTTGATCGGTGTGGGTTTGCTGATTGCCGACGTGTTGCTGCCTGTGCCTTCCAGTCTGGTGATGATCGCGCACGGCGCATTGTTTGGCGTTGGAATCGGAACGCTGCTTTCGCTGTTAGGCAGCGTCGGCGCGGCGTTGACGGGATTTGCCTTGGGCAGGCGCGGCGGCAAATTGCTTGACCGAATCGTCACGGTGGAAGAGCGCGAGCGCGTGGAGCAGATGCTGGAACAGTGGGGAGCGTTGGCGATTGTCGTGACTCGGCCGGTTCCGTTGTTGGCGGAAACTACGGCAGTGATGGCCGGCGCGTCGGCGATGAGCTGGCAACGCCTGACCATCGCGTCTGTGGTCGGTTCGATCCCGCCTTCGCTGTTGTATGCGCTGACCGGATCGGTCGCCGCCAGTTTTCAGAATATCACCCTGATGTTCTGTTTCATCATGTTTGTTTCCGCCGCGTTCTGGTTCATCAGCCGCAAACTGGCGCAGCCGCGAATTGCAAAGGATTCGGGATAACAGGCTGGAGCATCATTGACACGACTAACGCAAGACATAAATTTCAACGCAACATGCGAAAGCAAGAGAAGAAAACCCATCACGCGGTATCTAAATTAACTGGCGTAACCTTGTGGTTGATGGTTTGGTGCATCTGCTCGCTGGGGCAAGTGGGGCAACCGGGGCAACGAGGAAATGAACTGATTGGCCGAATCACCGATTCGCGCCAATCTGTGGTTGCCAATGTATTGGTGATAGCGTTTAACGTTGCCAGCGGCCAGCTTTTCAATGCGGAAACAGACAAGTCCGGAAATTACCGGATCAGCGGGTTGCCGGACGGCACTTATCGCGTATCGGCCAGCAGCGCTGGGTTTGCCACCGCCAGCAGCGCGATTCGTTTGCAGGGCGGACAGGCGCAACTGGATTTCGTGCTCGTTCCCGGAGCCATTGCCGAAACGCTGGTCATTGCGGCGGGGAAAGGCAGCGCTCGCGCAGCGAATGACACGCCGCAAACCGTGACTGTAACCGGGGCCGCCGATTTGGAGTTACGCCGTCCAAATTCAACCCTAGCCGCGTTGGAATTGACTCCCAACCTGACCGCCGTCAGTTCCAATCCGATGGGCCAACGCCCGCGATTGCGCGGAATGACCTCCAACCGGTTGCTGATTCTGGTGGACGGCGAACGACTGAACAACATGCGCACGGATCCGTTTTCCGGCCTCGCTCCGAGCATTGTGGATGTAACGCAGGTGCAGGCGGCGGAAGTGGTCAGCGGCGCGGGATCGAGCCTGTATGGCTCCGACGCGCTTGGCGGCACGATCAATCTGGTGACGCGCGCGCCCGAGCGCGTTGCTTCGGAACAGTACCTGAGCTTTCGATTGGATGGCGATGCGCGGGACAACGGGCCTTTTCGCCGCGGCGCAACCACTTTGTCGTGGAGCGGAAAACAGGTCGCCGCGCGCGCCAGCGGTTCGTTGTTCAGGGCGGGCAATTACCATTCGGGCGATTCGGCCATCTCACTTGCGGACGTGGTTCGGCTTGGCAATTTTGCAACTGCGATGGGCAACGCCGTTGGCAATAACGTGGCATTGACCTACGGCGTGTGGAATCTGCCAGCCAATGGCGAAATTGCCAACAGCCAGTCGCACGGGTTCAATGACCAAATTGATGTTTGGTTCTTTCCTTCGTCGCGCCATTCCCTGCGCGCGCGTGGGTTGAACAGCCAGCACTATCAATTGGGACTGCCGCTGCTTGCGATTCCGTTTGACGGCAGAAATCAGTACAACGGGTTTCGCCGGCTGGACAAAAACGGACTTAGTTACGAAGGCCGTGAACTCGCAAATTGGTTGCCCCGCGTCGCGATCAGTTTTTACCGCCAAAAATTCGCCTTCTCCGATGACAACCTGGTTTCGGCGATCAATGAAAACAGCAGTTGGATGGTCGTCGCCGACCCGACCTTGCCAACCGGCGGGCAGACCGTGCTGACCGGACGTGCTTCGACGTTTTCGCCGAGCAACTTCACCGCCGGAAAAACTGCTGTGACGTCTTACGGATTCGACGCCCAAGCCAGCTTCCTGCCCTGGCGCGGATTGGTGGTGACCAGCGGGCTGGGATATTTGCGCGATGATTCGGCGGATGAATTTTCGCGGCGGGATTATCAACTGGGAGCGCCTGTGATTACGGGCAGGGCAACGAATCCCGACGCCGTGTATCGCAATCTGGGCTGGTTCAATTTGGTCGAAGCGGAGCCGCGTTCCTGGGTGCGTCTAACCGGCGGGTTGCGGTTGGACAATTGGCAAACCAACGCTCGCATCACGCAGGGCTTTCCGCTCAGCACCGAATCGCTGTTGCTGAATTTGTCGTTGTCAAAACTGTTGGCCAATCCAGGCCAAATCAACCTGGAAGGATTGCAGGGACTGACGACGTTGGTGGAAGGGCAACAAGGCATCGGCACCAATCGCACGGTTTTGACTGGCAATGGCAGCCTGGTGTTTCGATTGCCCGGACGCGTCAATCCCTATTTGCGAATCGGCAACAGTTACCGCGAACCGGGCGTGACGGAGCGGTATTTGTTCAGGAATTTCGGCTCGCGCACGTTCAGCGTGTTGCTGGTAGGCAATACGGCGCTCAAACCCGAACGCGGCAAAAGCATTGAAGCAGGCGTCAAAACCCAGGGAGAACGCTGGCGCGCGGGCGCAGGGTATTTTCGGCAGGAACTGACGGACTTTCTTCGTCTGGGGTTTGGCAATGCGCTCTTTGTTCCGGCGGATCCTGCACGCGGGCTCGATCCGGTTTCGCCTGCGTTGCCGCTGCACGGCATTCTGTTTGCCCAGCGCGCCAACGCTGCACGCGCGCGCATTCAAGGGGTTGAAGCAGAATACGAGGTGAGCCTGGATTTGCATCAGCTTTTGCCGAAATTGGCGCTCGGCACGTTGACGCCCTTTGGAACCGCCGGTTGGTTGAAAGGTTCGGATTTGAGTCCTGATCCCAACGCGCTGGAATTGATCCGCCGGTTTTACGGGCGTTCCGACACGCCCATTCCGTTACGGGCTTCGGCAACTGATGCTCCGCTGTCGGGAATCACGCCGTTTCGCGGCGTATTCGGCGCGCGTTACAGCAACACGACTGCAACGTGGATTGGCGAATATCAGGCGCGCTACCAAGCTCGTGTCACGCGCGCTGATCCGCTCGATCTGGCCACGGATATCGCCACGCAATATGGCTCGCTGGCCAGTTTGAGTTCGCTGACCAAACATTCACTGCGAATTGGATATTCACACCGCTGGGAAAGATCCCGCGTGTTGATAACCGGCGGAATCGAAAATCTGACCGACCGGCTGTATTTCGATCAGTTTCAAAACGCCCCGGCGCCCGGACGCACCTTTGTATTCGGACTCACCCTGGAGCTGACGAAAACTTTGACAGGCAAGTGAACCGAACAACCGTTGCCGCTCCGCGGCACCTTTTACTTTCCGAGGAAACAATTCAATGGATTATAACGACACCGCATCGCAATCCAGTTTGCAACAACAACTGGCGGGCACCTGGAAATTGATTTCCGCCGAAGACAAAGACCCGAACACCGGCAAATGGATTCCTTACACGTTCGGAAATCCGCCAAGCGGGTATTTCATTTATGACGACACGGGGCATGCATCCATTCAGATCATGACCACGCCCCCGCAGACGATCAATACGACAGGAAATCCTCCCGCCGCCGATCCGACGCCCGAACAGGCGCTGGCCATTTTCAACAACTACATCGCCTATTACGGAACCTACACGGTGGACGAACAAAACATCACGGTTCAGGTGGAAGGCGCGTGGGACCCGACTCAGGTGGGAAGCGCCCAAGCCAG
This portion of the Acidobacteriota bacterium genome encodes:
- a CDS encoding zinc-dependent alcohol dehydrogenase family protein, with product MKASILRAVAPIETNPLRLIELPVPQPGNGQVLIEVSACGVCRTDLHVIEGELPERHLPIIPGHQIVGRVERLGANVANLKINDRVGVPWLHQTCGQCEFCRNDKENLCERASFTGYTVNGGYAEYAVAPANFIYSIPDSFDDIQAAPLLCAGIIGFRSLRLSGIGGNSPGRKLGLYGFGAAAHVTIQVARHWGVDVYAFTRDVRHRQLAHQLGAVWTGDSNDVPPVKMDSIIIFAPAGELVLSALNVLNKGGTLALGGIHMSQIPPIDYRLLYHERVMRSVTNNTRQDGLDFLRVAAEIPIKTEVQPFDLSESNAALNALKHDAVRGAAVIMI
- a CDS encoding DUF4126 family protein, which produces MTIYLLAMLIGMIAGLRAMTAPAAISWAVWWGWLDVSGTWLSFLGNIWARVILTIFALGELVTDQLPSTPSRTVPVQFGTRIVTGALSGAAVGAGSGAMIGGLIAGVVGAIIGTLGGRRFRGWLAASFKNDRPAALIEDVVAIGGALLIGVALR
- a CDS encoding carboxymuconolactone decarboxylase family protein, whose protein sequence is MERRLDYAKTAPGASRAMYALHKYVEESGLEHSLLELVKTRASQINGCAYCIDMHTKDARARGETEQRLYALSAWHETPFFTDRERAALAWTEAVTLVNETHVPDAVFAEARQHFGEAELVNLTMAIIAINGWNRLAISFREVAGSYQSPANIGKSRDKRDDN
- a CDS encoding SDR family oxidoreductase gives rise to the protein MTKAAVAGLTRGLARDLGPRGITVNTIQPGPIATDMNPEDGPFADTMKSYLAVKRYGHEEEIAGLVAYLASPEAAYITGASLTIDGGFAA
- a CDS encoding UBP-type zinc finger domain-containing protein produces the protein MSEAVCVHLAAIQTVKHAKRRVCAECVKTDDQWVHLRTCQECGVTLCCDSSPNHHATRHAKASGHPVIASAEPGERWLYCYPDDAVAEY
- a CDS encoding VTT domain-containing protein, which translates into the protein MKRYWTAVGAMIGLFLLLFFLAEWLHIPLLTDPSPWMGQGGIVAALIGVGLLIADVLLPVPSSLVMIAHGALFGVGIGTLLSLLGSVGAALTGFALGRRGGKLLDRIVTVEERERVEQMLEQWGALAIVVTRPVPLLAETTAVMAGASAMSWQRLTIASVVGSIPPSLLYALTGSVAASFQNITLMFCFIMFVSAAFWFISRKLAQPRIAKDSG
- a CDS encoding TonB-dependent receptor; this translates as MRKQEKKTHHAVSKLTGVTLWLMVWCICSLGQVGQPGQRGNELIGRITDSRQSVVANVLVIAFNVASGQLFNAETDKSGNYRISGLPDGTYRVSASSAGFATASSAIRLQGGQAQLDFVLVPGAIAETLVIAAGKGSARAANDTPQTVTVTGAADLELRRPNSTLAALELTPNLTAVSSNPMGQRPRLRGMTSNRLLILVDGERLNNMRTDPFSGLAPSIVDVTQVQAAEVVSGAGSSLYGSDALGGTINLVTRAPERVASEQYLSFRLDGDARDNGPFRRGATTLSWSGKQVAARASGSLFRAGNYHSGDSAISLADVVRLGNFATAMGNAVGNNVALTYGVWNLPANGEIANSQSHGFNDQIDVWFFPSSRHSLRARGLNSQHYQLGLPLLAIPFDGRNQYNGFRRLDKNGLSYEGRELANWLPRVAISFYRQKFAFSDDNLVSAINENSSWMVVADPTLPTGGQTVLTGRASTFSPSNFTAGKTAVTSYGFDAQASFLPWRGLVVTSGLGYLRDDSADEFSRRDYQLGAPVITGRATNPDAVYRNLGWFNLVEAEPRSWVRLTGGLRLDNWQTNARITQGFPLSTESLLLNLSLSKLLANPGQINLEGLQGLTTLVEGQQGIGTNRTVLTGNGSLVFRLPGRVNPYLRIGNSYREPGVTERYLFRNFGSRTFSVLLVGNTALKPERGKSIEAGVKTQGERWRAGAGYFRQELTDFLRLGFGNALFVPADPARGLDPVSPALPLHGILFAQRANAARARIQGVEAEYEVSLDLHQLLPKLALGTLTPFGTAGWLKGSDLSPDPNALELIRRFYGRSDTPIPLRASATDAPLSGITPFRGVFGARYSNTTATWIGEYQARYQARVTRADPLDLATDIATQYGSLASLSSLTKHSLRIGYSHRWERSRVLITGGIENLTDRLYFDQFQNAPAPGRTFVFGLTLELTKTLTGK
- a CDS encoding lipocalin-like domain-containing protein; its protein translation is MDYNDTASQSSLQQQLAGTWKLISAEDKDPNTGKWIPYTFGNPPSGYFIYDDTGHASIQIMTTPPQTINTTGNPPAADPTPEQALAIFNNYIAYYGTYTVDEQNITVQVEGAWDPTQVGSAQARPYQLLGDTLIIGDQVTYKRTLQRMK